In Methylovirgula sp., a single genomic region encodes these proteins:
- the pyrH gene encoding UMP kinase, producing MSDSKSKWRRIVVKLSGEALMGQASHGLDARTVEAIAADLAGAARLGVETAVVVGGGNFFRGIAGAETGIERARADSIGMLATVMNALAMEHAIEKQGQPARALSAVAMPSLCEPYSRQAALHHLGKGRVVVLAGGTGNPFFTTDTGAALRAAELSADVILKATQVDGVYSADPKLDPNAQRYETLTHDEAIAKNLAIMDTAAFALARETKIPILVFSIKEPGAICAVLKGVGRATLVTP from the coding sequence ATGAGCGACAGCAAATCGAAATGGCGGCGGATCGTCGTCAAACTCTCTGGTGAAGCCTTAATGGGGCAGGCGAGTCACGGCCTTGATGCCCGCACAGTTGAGGCGATCGCCGCCGATCTCGCAGGTGCGGCCCGGCTCGGTGTCGAAACCGCTGTCGTCGTCGGCGGTGGCAATTTCTTTCGCGGCATCGCCGGCGCAGAAACCGGTATCGAGCGCGCCCGCGCCGATTCGATCGGCATGTTGGCGACCGTCATGAACGCACTTGCGATGGAACATGCGATCGAAAAGCAGGGCCAGCCGGCGCGTGCGCTATCCGCTGTTGCCATGCCCTCGCTGTGCGAGCCCTATTCGCGCCAGGCCGCGCTGCATCATCTCGGTAAGGGCCGGGTTGTCGTGCTCGCGGGCGGCACGGGCAATCCGTTCTTCACGACCGACACCGGCGCGGCGCTGCGGGCAGCGGAGCTGTCGGCAGATGTGATTCTCAAGGCGACGCAGGTGGACGGGGTCTATTCCGCCGATCCGAAGCTCGATCCCAACGCGCAGCGCTATGAAACGCTGACGCATGACGAGGCCATCGCCAAGAATCTCGCGATCATGGACACCGCCGCCTTTGCGCTGGCGCGGGAGACGAAAATCCCGATTTTGGTATTTTCTATCAAGGAGCCAGGGGCCATTTGCGCCGTTCTGAAGGGCGTTGGCCGCGCGACCCTCGTTACGCCTTAG